A window from Variovorax sp. PBL-E5 encodes these proteins:
- a CDS encoding branched-chain amino acid ABC transporter ATP-binding protein/permease, translated as MKKSHLLLAIVAVAALLLFPIAIANPYYIHLLETIMIYAILLFGLDIVVGYTGQVSLGHAGLFGIGAYTAGVLVFKLGAPLMVALIAAIGVTAVFGALLALPALRVTGPYLAMVTLAFGTIIQILINEMSFLTEGPMGIKLEKPPLFGHKLDEREFFWLVAVLLVLSLIVVHRVLRSHLGRAFEALRGSPVASDCMGVSVYRYKVYAFVISAGFAGLAGSLYAYSEQYISPNTYNFELTVLFLLAVIMGGRKSRVGSLLGAAIIVLLPKLLDDVVLFRYVSVALAAMVIATAVVAIRRGRATPVQMAIPVAGSIALAGLAFWLETMTDWRLSIFGVIMLFVVYYLQDGIVGFVRSALNLRRPKPQVDVMMEGAPAADAVAKAAGAGDRVLEAAGVLMQFGGLKALNNVDLVVRRGTIHGLIGPNGSGKSTMMNVLTGIYVPTAGAISFAGRSVVGRTSSDIALSGIARTFQNVQLFGEMTALQNVQVGLHHTFASNFVDVAVHTPRYRRESAGAAKRAQGLLDFVGLGDFAEEEARNLPYGKQRLLEIARALALDPQLLLLDEPAAGLTAPDIKELIAIIRKIREHGVTVILIEHHMDVVMSMCDTVSVLDFGQKIAEGEPAAVQADEKVIEAYLGGQEASAQPA; from the coding sequence ATGAAAAAGAGTCACCTCCTTCTCGCGATCGTCGCCGTCGCGGCCCTGCTGCTGTTTCCGATCGCCATCGCCAACCCGTACTACATCCACCTGCTCGAGACCATCATGATCTACGCGATCCTGCTGTTCGGGCTGGACATCGTGGTCGGCTACACGGGGCAGGTCTCGCTGGGGCACGCGGGGCTGTTCGGCATCGGCGCCTATACCGCGGGCGTGCTGGTGTTCAAGCTCGGCGCGCCGCTGATGGTGGCGCTGATCGCGGCCATCGGCGTCACCGCGGTCTTCGGCGCCTTGCTTGCGCTGCCCGCGCTGCGCGTGACGGGGCCTTATCTCGCGATGGTCACGCTCGCCTTCGGCACCATCATCCAGATCCTCATCAACGAGATGAGTTTTCTCACCGAAGGCCCGATGGGGATCAAGCTCGAGAAGCCGCCACTGTTCGGCCACAAGCTGGACGAACGCGAGTTCTTCTGGCTCGTCGCCGTGCTGCTGGTGCTGTCGCTGATCGTCGTGCACCGCGTGCTGCGCTCGCACCTCGGGCGCGCATTCGAGGCGCTGCGCGGCAGCCCGGTCGCGTCCGATTGCATGGGCGTCTCGGTCTATCGCTACAAGGTCTATGCCTTCGTCATCAGCGCCGGCTTCGCGGGGCTGGCAGGCAGCTTGTACGCGTATTCGGAGCAGTACATCTCGCCCAACACCTACAACTTCGAGCTCACGGTGCTGTTCCTGCTCGCGGTGATCATGGGCGGGCGCAAGAGCCGCGTCGGCTCGCTGCTCGGCGCGGCCATCATCGTGCTGCTGCCCAAGCTGCTCGACGACGTGGTGCTGTTCCGCTACGTGTCGGTGGCCTTGGCGGCGATGGTCATCGCGACGGCCGTGGTGGCGATCCGGCGCGGTCGCGCGACGCCGGTGCAGATGGCCATCCCGGTCGCCGGCAGCATCGCACTCGCAGGGCTCGCGTTCTGGCTCGAGACCATGACCGACTGGCGCCTGTCGATCTTCGGCGTGATCATGCTGTTCGTCGTCTACTACCTGCAGGACGGCATCGTCGGCTTCGTGCGCAGCGCGCTCAACCTGCGCCGGCCGAAGCCACAGGTCGACGTCATGATGGAGGGCGCTCCGGCGGCCGATGCGGTGGCGAAGGCGGCCGGCGCCGGCGACCGCGTGCTCGAAGCGGCGGGCGTGCTGATGCAGTTCGGCGGCCTGAAGGCGCTGAACAACGTCGACCTCGTGGTGCGGCGCGGCACCATCCATGGCCTGATCGGCCCCAACGGTTCCGGCAAGAGCACGATGATGAACGTGCTGACGGGCATCTACGTGCCGACCGCCGGTGCCATCTCCTTCGCCGGCCGTTCGGTGGTGGGCCGCACCTCGTCCGACATCGCACTGTCGGGCATCGCGCGCACCTTCCAGAATGTGCAGCTCTTCGGCGAGATGACGGCGCTGCAGAACGTGCAGGTCGGGCTGCACCACACGTTCGCGAGCAACTTCGTCGACGTCGCGGTCCACACACCGCGCTACCGGCGCGAGAGTGCCGGCGCGGCGAAGCGGGCGCAGGGTCTGCTGGACTTCGTCGGCCTCGGCGACTTCGCCGAAGAGGAGGCGCGCAACCTGCCCTACGGCAAGCAGCGTCTGCTGGAGATCGCGCGCGCGCTGGCGCTCGACCCGCAACTGCTGCTGCTGGACGAACCCGCGGCCGGGCTGACCGCGCCCGACATCAAGGAGCTGATCGCCATCATCCGCAAGATCCGCGAGCACGGCGTGACCGTGATCCTGATCGAGCACCACATGGACGTGGTGATGAGCATGTGCGACACCGTCTCGGTGCTCGACTTCGGCCAGAAGATCGCCGAAGGAGAGCCCGCCGCGGTGCAGGCCGACGAGAAAGTCATCGAGGCCTATTTGGGCGGACAAGAAGCAAGCGCGCAGCCCGCGTGA
- a CDS encoding branched-chain amino acid ABC transporter permease, which translates to MQILTQLIFSGIALGMIYAVIAFGYQLTFATSDTLNFGQGDALMLGALVGLTLVGLGVNYWLMIPLVCLFGALQGAVVERIAVRPAIKIKSEFGWIMSTIALGIIFKNVAENVWGRDDLKFPSPLPESPIKFLNANVLPMEILVVVGAILMMLAVELFNRRSIYGKAVVATFNDRDAAKLMGINTGLVITFSYALSSLTAAFAGVLIAPLTLTGATMGAVLGLKAFAVAIIGGLTSGMGIVVGGIILGVAETTTGFYLSTGYKDVPGLVLLLIVLAVRPQGLFGKTAIKKV; encoded by the coding sequence ATGCAAATCCTGACCCAACTCATCTTCAGCGGCATCGCGCTGGGCATGATCTATGCCGTCATCGCGTTCGGCTACCAGCTCACTTTCGCCACCTCCGACACTCTCAACTTCGGCCAGGGCGACGCGCTGATGCTCGGCGCGCTGGTGGGTCTCACGCTGGTCGGTCTGGGCGTGAACTACTGGCTGATGATTCCGCTGGTGTGCCTGTTCGGCGCGCTGCAGGGCGCGGTGGTCGAGCGCATCGCGGTGCGGCCGGCCATCAAGATCAAGTCGGAGTTCGGCTGGATCATGTCGACCATCGCGCTCGGCATCATCTTCAAGAACGTGGCCGAGAACGTCTGGGGCCGCGACGACCTGAAGTTCCCGTCGCCGCTGCCGGAGTCGCCGATCAAGTTCCTCAACGCCAACGTGCTGCCGATGGAGATCCTGGTGGTGGTCGGCGCCATCCTGATGATGCTGGCGGTGGAGCTCTTCAACCGCCGCTCGATCTACGGCAAGGCGGTGGTCGCGACCTTCAACGACCGCGACGCGGCCAAGCTGATGGGCATCAACACCGGGCTGGTGATCACCTTCTCGTACGCGCTGTCGTCGCTGACCGCGGCCTTCGCCGGCGTGCTGATCGCACCGCTCACATTGACCGGCGCCACGATGGGCGCGGTGCTCGGCCTGAAGGCCTTCGCGGTCGCCATCATCGGCGGGCTGACCAGCGGCATGGGCATCGTGGTGGGCGGCATCATCCTCGGCGTCGCCGAGACCACCACCGGCTTCTACCTGAGCACGGGCTACAAGGACGTGCCGGGCCTGGTGCTGCTGCTGATCGTGCTCGCGGTGCGGCCGCAGGGGCTGTTCGGCAAGACGGCGATCAAGAAAGTGTGA
- a CDS encoding ABC transporter substrate-binding protein has product MAADPIKIGVDGPFTGGSSSMGVSMRDGVRLATEEINKAGGVMGRQIELVERDDEAKNERGVQIAQEFINKEKVVAAVGYINTGVALASQRFFQDAKIPVLNNVATGSIVTHQFDKDPDNYVFRNAAHDSIQAPMIVEEAITRRGYKKVAILADSTNYGQLGREDLEKALKAKGITPVAVEKFNIKDVDMTAQLLKAKEAGAEVVLTYGIGPELAQIANGMTKLGWKVPMVGSWTLAMANYIDNAGPGGEGARMPQTFIQEPTTPKRKAFIDSFIAKFKPKNNRMDSPVSAAQGYDSIYLLAAAIKQANSTDGPKIRAALEDLSTPVEGVVTTYNKPFTKTDHDAITANIPVFGEVKSGRVVFASADDQKNASKVRLKDPAANAALMPKQ; this is encoded by the coding sequence ATGGCCGCCGACCCGATCAAGATCGGTGTCGACGGTCCGTTCACCGGCGGTTCGTCCTCGATGGGCGTGAGCATGCGCGACGGCGTGCGCCTCGCGACCGAGGAAATCAACAAGGCCGGCGGCGTGATGGGCCGGCAGATCGAACTCGTCGAGCGCGACGACGAAGCCAAGAACGAGCGCGGCGTGCAGATCGCGCAGGAATTCATCAACAAGGAAAAGGTGGTGGCCGCGGTCGGCTACATCAACACCGGCGTGGCGCTGGCTTCGCAGCGCTTCTTCCAGGACGCCAAGATCCCGGTGCTGAACAACGTGGCGACCGGCTCCATCGTCACGCACCAGTTCGACAAGGATCCCGACAACTACGTGTTCCGCAACGCCGCGCACGACAGCATCCAGGCGCCGATGATCGTGGAAGAGGCGATCACCCGCCGCGGCTACAAGAAGGTCGCGATCCTGGCCGACTCCACCAACTACGGCCAGCTCGGCCGCGAGGACCTGGAGAAAGCACTCAAGGCCAAGGGCATCACGCCGGTCGCGGTCGAGAAGTTCAACATCAAGGACGTCGACATGACGGCCCAGCTGCTGAAGGCCAAGGAAGCCGGCGCCGAAGTCGTGCTGACCTACGGCATCGGCCCCGAGCTGGCGCAGATCGCCAACGGCATGACCAAGCTCGGCTGGAAGGTGCCGATGGTCGGCAGCTGGACGCTCGCGATGGCCAACTACATCGACAACGCCGGCCCCGGCGGCGAGGGCGCGCGCATGCCGCAGACCTTCATCCAGGAGCCGACGACACCCAAGCGCAAGGCCTTCATCGACAGCTTCATCGCCAAGTTCAAGCCCAAGAACAACCGCATGGATTCACCGGTGTCGGCCGCGCAGGGCTACGACTCGATCTACCTGCTGGCCGCCGCGATCAAGCAGGCCAACAGCACCGACGGCCCGAAGATCAGGGCTGCGCTGGAAGACCTGTCGACGCCGGTCGAGGGCGTGGTGACGACCTACAACAAGCCCTTCACCAAGACCGACCATGACGCCATCACCGCGAACATCCCGGTGTTCGGCGAAGTCAAGAGCGGGCGCGTGGTGTTCGCCAGCGCGGACGACCAGAAGAACGCCTCCAAGGTGCGCCTGAAGGACCCGGCCGCCAATGCGGCGCTGATGCCCAAGCAATAA
- a CDS encoding cache domain-containing protein encodes MKPKAKLLLLAVAPLLLAIVLIGGLLGVETQHLERQQSQVLEDALLTAKREELRNYVALALTSIDNLYGAGRDDEAAKEQAKAILSSMNFGNDGYFYVYDREGLCLVHPRQPDLIGQNLWDRRDADGTYMIRELIARAHEGGGFTRYLWPKPSNGRVERKLGYSVELPRWGWMLGTGIYIDDVDAAAARLRGNLLASVRQTLLGLAAVAVLAALAVFAGGLVLNISEQRQADRKLKALAHRVVSSQEEERARVSRELHDHICQLLVSIKYRFELIGHRLAHPGDEPVTAIDTELGALSQAIGEVRRISHDLRPALLDDLGLPAALEHIGNELAQRSGLKVQVSPHLNEERLSELQAVSLFRVAQEALRNAERHAQASRIDIRLDDAGDRLALRITDDGRGFDVQHVELSKDRGIGLTNMRERVERNGGTFHMESRPGHTSLTASFPLTGAA; translated from the coding sequence ATGAAACCGAAGGCCAAGCTTCTCCTGCTGGCGGTGGCGCCGCTGCTGCTGGCGATCGTGCTGATCGGCGGACTGCTGGGCGTGGAGACGCAGCACCTCGAGCGGCAGCAGTCGCAGGTGCTGGAAGACGCCCTGCTCACTGCCAAGCGCGAGGAGCTGCGCAACTACGTCGCCCTGGCACTGACCTCGATCGACAACCTGTACGGCGCCGGCCGCGACGACGAGGCGGCCAAGGAACAGGCCAAGGCCATCCTGTCGAGCATGAACTTCGGCAACGACGGCTACTTCTACGTCTACGACCGCGAGGGCCTGTGCCTCGTGCATCCGCGCCAGCCGGACCTGATCGGCCAGAACCTCTGGGACCGGCGCGATGCCGACGGCACCTACATGATCCGCGAGCTGATCGCCCGTGCGCACGAGGGCGGCGGCTTCACGCGCTACCTCTGGCCGAAGCCTTCGAACGGCCGCGTCGAACGCAAGCTCGGCTACTCGGTCGAGCTGCCGCGCTGGGGCTGGATGCTGGGCACCGGCATCTACATCGACGACGTCGATGCAGCGGCGGCACGCCTGCGCGGCAACCTTCTCGCGAGCGTGCGCCAGACGCTGCTCGGCCTGGCGGCCGTGGCCGTGCTCGCGGCGCTCGCGGTGTTCGCCGGCGGCCTGGTGCTGAACATCAGCGAGCAGCGCCAGGCCGACCGCAAGCTCAAGGCACTGGCGCACCGCGTCGTCAGCTCGCAGGAGGAGGAACGGGCCCGCGTCTCGCGCGAACTGCACGACCACATCTGCCAGTTGCTGGTGTCGATCAAGTACCGCTTCGAGCTGATCGGCCACCGGCTGGCCCATCCGGGCGACGAGCCGGTGACGGCGATCGACACCGAACTCGGCGCCTTGTCGCAGGCGATCGGCGAAGTGCGCCGCATCTCCCACGACCTGCGGCCGGCGCTGCTCGACGACCTCGGCCTGCCGGCCGCGCTGGAACACATCGGCAATGAACTCGCACAACGCAGCGGCCTGAAGGTGCAGGTGTCGCCGCACCTGAACGAGGAACGGCTGTCCGAACTCCAGGCGGTGAGCCTGTTCCGCGTCGCGCAGGAGGCGCTGCGGAATGCGGAACGGCACGCACAGGCCAGCCGCATCGACATCCGCCTCGACGATGCCGGCGACCGGCTCGCGCTGCGCATCACCGACGACGGCCGCGGCTTCGACGTGCAGCACGTCGAGCTCAGCAAGGACCGCGGCATCGGCCTGACCAACATGCGCGAACGCGTGGAGCGCAACGGCGGCACCTTCCACATGGAGTCCCGTCCCGGCCATACCTCGCTGACCGCGAGCTTTCCATTGACGGGTGCGGCATGA
- a CDS encoding response regulator, which yields MNAETALPRIRLVLVDDHALVRDGLCARLAVVPHLQVVGEAASGAEALQLAESLAPDLMLIDVGMRGMNGIELATALRARHPSIRVLMLSMYDNREYVQSAIRAGALGYVLKESPTEEILAAIGAVCVGGRYFSAQVSGLAAQSGSDVPQLTAREHEVLVLLAHGRSNKVVAKELDISVRTVETHRFSLRRKLGVDSAAELLKIAVTHGWTTL from the coding sequence ATGAACGCAGAGACCGCCCTGCCCCGGATCCGGCTGGTGCTTGTCGACGACCACGCGCTGGTGCGCGACGGGCTGTGCGCGCGCCTGGCGGTGGTGCCGCATCTGCAGGTGGTCGGCGAGGCTGCCAGCGGCGCCGAGGCGCTGCAGCTGGCCGAGTCGCTGGCGCCGGACCTGATGCTGATCGACGTCGGCATGCGCGGCATGAACGGGATCGAGCTGGCCACCGCGCTGCGCGCACGGCACCCGTCGATCCGCGTGCTGATGCTCAGCATGTACGACAACCGCGAGTACGTGCAGAGCGCGATCCGCGCAGGCGCGCTCGGCTATGTGCTGAAGGAATCGCCGACCGAGGAGATCCTGGCCGCCATCGGCGCGGTCTGCGTGGGCGGCCGCTATTTCAGCGCCCAGGTCTCGGGGCTGGCGGCGCAGTCGGGCTCGGACGTGCCGCAACTCACCGCGCGCGAGCACGAGGTGCTGGTGCTGCTGGCCCATGGGCGCAGCAACAAGGTGGTCGCGAAGGAGCTCGACATCAGCGTGCGCACGGTCGAGACGCACCGCTTCAGCCTGCGCCGCAAGCTCGGCGTGGACTCCGCAGCGGAGCTGCTGAAGATCGCCGTCACGCACGGCTGGACGACGTTGTAG
- the ylqF gene encoding ribosome biogenesis GTPase YlqF — protein sequence MAIQWFPGHMHLTQKAIAERVKDIDVVIELLDARLPGSSANPMLADLTGHKPGLKVLNKQDLADPERTALWLAHYNDRPATRAIGLDASQTTPARRLIDACHELAPSRGGMAKPMRVLICGIPNVGKSTLINTLIGGRKAKTGDEAGITKLEQRITLADDFYLWDTPGMLWPRIIVAKSGYNLAASGAIGRNAFDEEEVALELLDALRQHYAALVQARFGLDAVDGLTDEQLLEAIGRKRGALLGQGRVNLQKAAEIVMNEFRSGKLGRITLETPQEFAAWVAAGELLEAERRAKKEARAQKKHPRPDRDAPPAAPAGAD from the coding sequence ATGGCCATCCAGTGGTTCCCCGGTCACATGCACCTGACCCAGAAGGCCATCGCCGAGCGGGTCAAGGACATCGACGTCGTCATCGAGCTTCTCGATGCACGGCTGCCGGGCTCCAGCGCAAACCCGATGCTGGCCGATCTCACCGGCCACAAGCCGGGCCTCAAGGTGCTCAACAAGCAGGACCTGGCCGACCCGGAACGCACCGCGCTCTGGCTCGCGCACTACAACGACCGGCCGGCCACGCGGGCCATCGGGCTGGACGCCAGCCAGACCACGCCCGCGCGCCGGCTGATCGACGCCTGCCATGAACTCGCGCCCTCGCGCGGCGGCATGGCCAAGCCGATGCGGGTGCTGATCTGCGGCATTCCCAACGTCGGCAAATCCACGCTCATCAACACACTCATCGGCGGGCGCAAGGCCAAGACCGGCGACGAGGCCGGCATCACCAAGCTCGAGCAGCGCATCACGCTGGCTGACGACTTCTACCTGTGGGATACGCCAGGCATGCTGTGGCCGCGCATCATCGTCGCCAAGAGCGGCTACAACCTGGCCGCCAGTGGCGCCATTGGCCGCAATGCCTTCGACGAGGAAGAGGTGGCGCTGGAGCTGCTCGACGCCCTGAGGCAGCACTATGCCGCTCTGGTGCAGGCGCGCTTCGGGCTCGATGCGGTCGATGGCTTGACCGACGAACAGCTGCTGGAAGCCATCGGCCGCAAGCGCGGCGCGCTGCTCGGGCAAGGGCGCGTCAACCTCCAGAAGGCGGCCGAGATCGTGATGAACGAATTCCGCAGCGGCAAGCTCGGACGCATCACGCTCGAGACGCCGCAGGAGTTCGCCGCCTGGGTGGCCGCCGGGGAATTGCTGGAAGCCGAGCGCCGCGCGAAGAAGGAAGCGCGGGCGCAGAAGAAGCATCCGCGGCCCGACCGCGATGCGCCGCCGGCGGCGCCGGCCGGCGCGGACTGA
- a CDS encoding HPF/RaiA family ribosome-associated protein, which produces MQIQVNTGNGIENKDALERWADGEIRQTLGRFAADVTRVEIHLSDENHDASGGGARRCVMEARLVHHQPVAVTQHAPNLDEAFRGASDKLKRALDSALGRLNNHRDRDSIRKDGGAVAE; this is translated from the coding sequence ATGCAGATTCAAGTCAACACCGGCAACGGCATCGAGAACAAGGACGCCCTGGAGCGCTGGGCTGACGGCGAAATCCGCCAGACACTGGGCCGTTTCGCAGCCGACGTGACGCGCGTCGAGATTCACCTGAGCGACGAGAACCACGACGCCAGCGGCGGCGGCGCCAGGCGTTGCGTGATGGAGGCCCGCCTCGTCCATCACCAGCCGGTGGCGGTGACGCAGCATGCGCCGAATCTCGACGAGGCCTTTCGCGGCGCATCCGACAAGCTCAAGCGGGCGCTCGACAGTGCACTCGGCCGTCTCAACAACCACCGCGACCGCGATTCGATCCGCAAGGATGGCGGCGCGGTCGCCGAATGA
- a CDS encoding SDR family NAD(P)-dependent oxidoreductase, with product MSSIDFSGRVAIVTGAGGGLGRQHALALAARGARVLVNDLGGARDGSGGSASAAQAVVDEIRAAGGEAIANGASVTDFEAVQAMVQQAVDAWGRVDILVNNAGILRDKSFAKMELADFRLVLDVHLMGAVHCTKAVWPVMNAQKYGRIVMTTSSSGLYGNFGQSNYGAAKMALVGLMQTLSIEGAKNDIRVNCLAPTAATRMTEDLMPEDVLAALQPEAVVPAMLVLAAQDAPSRTILCAGAGTFEAAHITLTNGAWIGLGADAPEQLAERLAEVTGRSGEIVPQSGAAQGSNEVGKAMARRRG from the coding sequence ATGAGCAGCATCGACTTCAGCGGCCGCGTGGCCATCGTGACCGGCGCCGGGGGCGGCCTGGGTCGCCAGCATGCGCTGGCATTGGCCGCGCGCGGCGCCCGGGTTCTGGTCAACGACCTCGGCGGCGCGCGCGACGGCTCCGGCGGCTCGGCGAGCGCGGCACAGGCCGTGGTCGACGAGATCCGGGCGGCCGGCGGCGAGGCCATCGCCAACGGCGCCTCGGTCACCGACTTCGAGGCCGTGCAGGCGATGGTGCAGCAGGCGGTCGATGCATGGGGCCGGGTCGACATCCTCGTCAACAATGCCGGCATCCTGCGCGACAAGAGCTTCGCCAAGATGGAGCTCGCCGATTTCCGGCTGGTGCTCGACGTGCACCTGATGGGCGCCGTCCATTGCACCAAGGCCGTGTGGCCGGTCATGAATGCGCAGAAGTACGGCCGCATCGTGATGACCACCTCGTCGTCGGGCCTCTACGGCAACTTCGGCCAGAGCAACTACGGCGCGGCCAAGATGGCGCTCGTCGGACTCATGCAGACGCTCAGCATCGAAGGCGCGAAGAACGACATCCGCGTCAACTGCCTCGCGCCCACCGCCGCGACGCGCATGACCGAGGACCTGATGCCCGAGGACGTGCTCGCCGCGCTCCAGCCCGAAGCCGTGGTGCCCGCGATGCTGGTGCTGGCCGCGCAGGACGCGCCCAGCCGCACCATCCTCTGCGCCGGCGCCGGCACCTTCGAGGCCGCGCACATCACGCTGACGAACGGCGCCTGGATCGGCCTCGGCGCCGATGCGCCCGAGCAGCTCGCAGAGCGCCTGGCCGAGGTGACCGGCCGCAGCGGCGAGATCGTGCCGCAGAGCGGCGCGGCCCAGGGCAGCAACGAGGTCGGCAAGGCGATGGCGCGGCGCCGCGGCTGA
- a CDS encoding response regulator, whose translation MTFKTYLVEDNAVIRENLVGFLEDIADATVIAHASGESEAVAWLGSHRDSWDMAIVDLFLQEGNGLGVVDACRRRAAHQKVVVLSNYATPDMRARSKALGADAFFDKSAEIDLLLDYCEKMSRRHD comes from the coding sequence ATGACTTTCAAGACCTATCTGGTCGAAGACAACGCAGTGATCCGTGAAAACCTGGTCGGCTTCCTCGAGGACATCGCCGACGCCACGGTGATCGCGCATGCCAGCGGGGAAAGCGAAGCGGTGGCATGGCTGGGATCGCACCGCGACAGCTGGGACATGGCCATCGTCGACCTGTTCCTGCAGGAGGGCAACGGGCTCGGGGTGGTCGATGCTTGCCGCAGGCGGGCGGCCCATCAGAAGGTCGTCGTGCTGAGCAACTACGCCACGCCCGACATGCGTGCCCGCTCCAAGGCGCTGGGCGCCGACGCCTTCTTCGACAAGTCGGCGGAGATCGATCTGCTGCTCGACTACTGCGAGAAGATGAGTCGCCGGCACGACTGA
- the gshA gene encoding glutamate--cysteine ligase, which produces MSKLKERLDALSPARLKGVRRGIEKESLRAQPGGKLVMTPHPAALGSALTHPHITTDFSESQLELITGAHTTVEAALEELTRVHQFTYRVLAQAGDERLWVSSMPCGLPPDETIPIGRYGSSNVGRAKSVYRMGLSHRYGRRMQTISGIHYNWSMPDVSSEQYFALIRNFRRHAFLLLYLFGASPALCSTFVDGRPHELLPLGEGSMHMPHGTSLRMGRLGYQSEAQASLAVSYNNLDGYGASLQDALTRPWPAYEAIGIRNLGGDYNQLATSLLQIENEFYGTIRPKRVIYPGERPLHALRERGVEYVEVRLMDLDPFEPVGITAETMRFIDVFLLHCLLADSPPDTREEIAELAHNQHLTAARGREPGLHLQRGGRDLKLVAWGAELLEQFGPIAAALDAVHGGSAHAEAVRAAEAALNAPAILPSARVLETMAKTHGNSFIDFVRAQSAQTRETLLALPLSAEAEVEFERATLVSIAAQKRIEETDTMPFEVYREQYVSPARLGFKNHWSEVPAAVAQGTV; this is translated from the coding sequence ATGAGCAAACTGAAGGAGCGCCTCGACGCGCTCTCGCCCGCGAGGCTGAAGGGAGTCCGGCGAGGGATCGAGAAGGAAAGCCTGCGCGCCCAGCCTGGCGGCAAGCTGGTGATGACGCCGCATCCGGCGGCGCTCGGCTCGGCGCTCACGCATCCGCACATCACGACCGACTTCAGCGAATCGCAGCTCGAACTCATCACCGGCGCCCACACGACGGTCGAGGCCGCCCTGGAAGAACTCACGCGCGTGCACCAGTTCACCTACCGCGTGCTGGCGCAGGCCGGCGACGAAAGGCTGTGGGTCTCGAGCATGCCCTGCGGCCTGCCACCCGACGAGACCATTCCGATCGGCCGCTACGGCTCGTCCAATGTCGGGCGCGCCAAGAGCGTCTACCGCATGGGCCTGAGCCATCGCTACGGCCGGCGCATGCAGACCATCTCGGGCATCCACTACAACTGGTCGATGCCCGATGTGTCGAGCGAACAGTACTTCGCGCTGATCCGCAATTTCCGCCGCCACGCCTTCCTGCTGCTCTACCTGTTCGGCGCCTCGCCGGCGCTGTGTTCGACCTTCGTCGACGGCCGGCCGCACGAACTGCTGCCGCTGGGCGAGGGCAGCATGCACATGCCGCACGGCACCTCGCTGCGCATGGGCCGGCTGGGCTACCAGAGCGAGGCGCAGGCCTCGCTGGCCGTGAGCTACAACAACCTGGACGGCTACGGCGCCTCGCTGCAGGATGCGCTCACGCGGCCCTGGCCGGCCTACGAGGCGATCGGCATCCGCAACCTCGGCGGCGACTACAACCAGCTCGCCACCAGCCTGCTGCAGATCGAGAACGAGTTCTACGGCACCATCCGGCCCAAGCGCGTGATCTATCCCGGCGAGCGGCCGCTGCATGCGCTGCGCGAGCGCGGCGTGGAATACGTCGAGGTGCGCCTGATGGACCTCGATCCCTTCGAGCCCGTCGGCATCACGGCCGAGACCATGCGCTTCATCGACGTGTTCCTCCTGCATTGCCTGCTGGCCGACAGTCCGCCCGACACGCGCGAGGAGATCGCCGAACTCGCGCACAACCAGCATCTCACCGCCGCGCGCGGGCGCGAGCCGGGCCTGCATCTGCAGCGCGGCGGGCGCGACCTCAAGCTGGTGGCGTGGGGTGCCGAATTGCTGGAGCAGTTCGGGCCCATCGCGGCCGCGCTCGATGCCGTGCATGGCGGCAGTGCGCATGCCGAGGCGGTGCGCGCCGCCGAAGCGGCCCTGAACGCGCCGGCGATCCTGCCTTCGGCACGGGTGCTGGAGACGATGGCGAAGACGCACGGCAATTCCTTCATCGACTTCGTGCGCGCGCAGTCCGCGCAGACTCGCGAGACGCTGCTGGCGCTGCCCTTGTCGGCCGAGGCGGAGGTCGAGTTCGAGCGCGCCACGCTGGTGTCGATCGCGGCCCAGAAGCGCATCGAGGAGACCGACACGATGCCCTTCGAGGTCTATCGCGAGCAGTACGTCTCGCCCGCGCGGCTCGGCTTCAAGAACCACTGGTCCGAGGTGCCTGCGGCGGTGGCCCAGGGCACTGTCTGA